The following coding sequences lie in one Halorarum halophilum genomic window:
- a CDS encoding aldo/keto reductase codes for MSKTPDAGAAGTFDLDGETTVNRMGFGAMRLCGEGIIGRPDDEDEAREVVGHALDLGVDFVDTADSYGPGVSERLLREAGAPEDAVVATKAGLLRDDSGEWKPHADPDYVRNQVLVSKDRLGVDTIDLYQLHRPDPDTPFADSVAAFAELKDEGHVSHVGLSNVSVEQLDEAREQVDVATVQNDYNVANREHEDVLEACEDAGVGFIPYFPLAAGDLGDAAAPLAEIADEHDATERQVALAWLLGRSDVTLPIPGTSSVDHLKENVGAAELELSDDELARLTDAA; via the coding sequence ATGAGCAAGACACCCGACGCCGGCGCTGCCGGCACGTTCGACCTCGACGGGGAGACGACCGTGAACCGAATGGGATTCGGCGCGATGCGGCTCTGCGGCGAGGGCATCATCGGCCGCCCCGACGACGAGGACGAAGCACGCGAGGTCGTCGGGCACGCGCTCGACCTGGGCGTCGACTTCGTCGACACCGCGGACTCCTACGGCCCCGGCGTCTCCGAGCGCCTCCTCCGGGAGGCCGGCGCGCCCGAGGACGCCGTCGTCGCGACGAAGGCGGGGCTGCTCCGCGACGATAGCGGGGAGTGGAAACCCCACGCCGACCCCGACTACGTCAGGAACCAGGTGCTCGTCAGCAAGGACCGCCTCGGCGTGGACACCATCGACCTCTACCAGCTCCACCGGCCCGACCCGGACACCCCGTTCGCCGACAGCGTCGCGGCGTTCGCGGAGCTGAAGGACGAGGGACACGTCTCGCACGTCGGCCTCTCGAACGTCTCCGTCGAACAACTGGACGAGGCGAGAGAGCAGGTCGACGTCGCGACCGTCCAGAACGACTACAACGTGGCGAACCGCGAGCACGAGGACGTGCTCGAGGCCTGCGAGGACGCGGGCGTCGGGTTCATCCCCTACTTCCCGCTCGCCGCGGGCGACCTCGGCGACGCCGCCGCCCCCCTCGCCGAGATCGCCGACGAACACGACGCCACCGAGCGCCAGGTCGCGCTCGCCTGGCTGCTCGGCCGGTCGGACGTGACGCTCCCGATCCCGGGCACGTCGAGCGTCGACCACCTCAAGGAGAACGTCGGCGCGGCCGAACTCGAACTGTCCGACGACGAACTCGCGCGCCTCACGGACGCGGCCTGA